In Planococcus shixiaomingii, the DNA window GGGCAAAATTGATCAAAAATAAAATTGCGATAGCGAAAGTAGTTGTCCGGATGCCACCGCCAACTGAACTTGGTGATGCTCCGATAAACATCATAGCGCTCAGGAACGTGCTTGTCGCATCGCTGAACTGGGTCACGTCAAATGTCACCATGCCTCCAGAGCGGGTAGAAACTGAATGGAACATAGAGGCGAAAAGCATTTCGTGCCAATTCATTCCTTTGAACGATTTTGAAGCCTCCAGAGCAAAAATGCCGATGGTCCCAACCACCAACAAAAGTCCGAAAGTAGTTGTTGTTATCTTAGTGAATAAGGAAAAACGGAAATTCTTATTTTTGTTTGAAAGAAATTCCTTCGCCTCAATCAAAACCGGAAATCCTATAGCGCCAAGAATGATTAGGATCATATTGACAATCTGAACAAAATAATCATTAAAATATGGCACAAGCGATTGGCCAGTAATGTCAAAGCCGCCGTTTGTCGTAGCGGAAACTGAAGCGAATATCCCATGAAGCAGCGCTTCACTGAACGTGTCGTAGTATTGGGTAAAGTATAGCGTTAAGATCAGTGCGCCAATCGCTTCGATAATCAATAAAATAGCGATGATATTTCGGATCATGCTGACGACTCCGGACAAGTTCAACTGATTGTGGTCCACCATAATCAATTGCCGTTCTCTCAGCCCTATCCGTTTACCGATTAGCAACCAGAAGAACGTACCAATGGACATGATGCCAATTCCACCAAGCTGCAGAATAAAGATAATGGCGATGATTCCATAGACCGAATAAGTTTCAGAAATATTAATAGCTGTTAATCCCGTTACGCTGACAGCACTGACCGCCGTAAAAAGTGTATCGATAAATGAAACTTCAACACCTTCTTGGTGCACATTCGGCAATCTAAGCAATAAAAAAGAAAGAACGGTCGCTATGATGTAGTATGCGACAATTGCTTGTGCTGGCGTGGCACTACGGATTTTTTGGAACGTTTTATTCATGATGATCATTATTCCTTTCGGCTGTCGTTCTCTTCCCATTTTATGAAAAGAATCATTAAAAGGAAAGAGATTAATGAAAATCTCTTTCCTTTCTTTTCCACCAGTTTCAAAATGCTGATGTTTTATTCTTTTTTCTCTTTATTTCCCTTCACTTTTGAGGACTGCTTGTTAGGGTTCTTTTCTTTTTTTGGCGCCTTCGGCTTTTTCTTTTCTACAGCTTTCTTTTTCACATCCTGCTTTCGTTTTTCTGTTTT includes these proteins:
- a CDS encoding TrkH family potassium uptake protein; amino-acid sequence: MNKTFQKIRSATPAQAIVAYYIIATVLSFLLLRLPNVHQEGVEVSFIDTLFTAVSAVSVTGLTAINISETYSVYGIIAIIFILQLGGIGIMSIGTFFWLLIGKRIGLRERQLIMVDHNQLNLSGVVSMIRNIIAILLIIEAIGALILTLYFTQYYDTFSEALLHGIFASVSATTNGGFDITGQSLVPYFNDYFVQIVNMILIILGAIGFPVLIEAKEFLSNKNKNFRFSLFTKITTTTFGLLLVVGTIGIFALEASKSFKGMNWHEMLFASMFHSVSTRSGGMVTFDVTQFSDATSTFLSAMMFIGASPSSVGGGIRTTTFAIAILFLINFARGKNTIQIFKREIQLIDVFRAFAVIILAIFMVLVATMALLITEPQASLVEIIFEITSAFGTCGMSLGLTDDLSVAGKMIIMVLMFIGRVGLISFLYTIGGKTDPTNFHYPKERVIIG